One genomic region from Rhizomicrobium palustre encodes:
- a CDS encoding response regulator: MSGIRFDRLRVMIVDDNLHMRRLIVAIMQAFGVREYFEAHDAEQAWAALPNAKPDIIILDWQLPGITGIEFARLVRTSPKSTNPFVPIIMLTGHTHVDHVRQARDAGINEFLAKPVSVKAMLVRLINVIENPRPFVRCDTYFGPCRRRKSITAYQGRERREPDLVTVD; the protein is encoded by the coding sequence ATGAGCGGCATTCGTTTCGACAGGCTGCGCGTCATGATCGTCGACGACAATCTGCATATGCGGCGCTTGATCGTCGCCATCATGCAGGCGTTCGGCGTGCGCGAATATTTCGAGGCCCATGATGCCGAGCAGGCCTGGGCAGCGCTGCCCAATGCCAAGCCCGACATCATCATCCTCGACTGGCAGCTTCCCGGCATAACGGGGATCGAATTCGCCCGGCTGGTGCGCACCTCGCCTAAATCGACCAATCCTTTCGTGCCCATCATCATGCTGACCGGCCACACCCATGTCGACCATGTGCGCCAGGCGCGCGATGCTGGGATCAACGAGTTTCTTGCCAAGCCGGTATCGGTCAAAGCCATGCTGGTAAGGCTGATCAATGTGATCGAGAACCCGCGGCCATTCGTGCGCTGCGACACCTATTTCGGACCTTGCCGCAGGCGCAAATCCATCACCGCGTATCAAGGCCGCGAACGCCGCGAGCCGGACCTCGTGACGGTGGACTAA